A genome region from Coffea arabica cultivar ET-39 chromosome 7e, Coffea Arabica ET-39 HiFi, whole genome shotgun sequence includes the following:
- the LOC113700684 gene encoding uncharacterized protein, with protein MNKSRKDWATKLDDALWAYRTAFKTPLEMSPYHLVYGKVYHLPIEIDYKAYWAIKAINMDFNLARGRSLLELSELEEHRLHAYENVKIYKKKIKYWHDKHIIPKQFQIGQEVLLFNSRMRLFPGKLKSRWSGPFEVTQVYPYGAVEVANSRNERFKVNGQ; from the coding sequence aTGAATAAATCACGCAAGGATTGGGCTACAAAGCTAGATGATGCACTATGGGCTTACCGAACGGCATTTAAGACACCCTTAGAAATGTCGCCGTATCATTTAGTCTATGGAAAAGTTTATCACTTACCTATAGAGATTGATTATAAAGCTTATTGGGCTATTAAAGCAATTAATATGGATTTTAATCTTGCAAGAGGAAGGAGTTTACTTGAGTTAAGTGAATTGGAGGAACACCGGCTACATGCTtatgaaaatgtcaaaatttataaaaagaaGATCAAATATTGGCATGATAAGCATATTATCCCTAAACAATTCCAGATAGGGCAAGAAGTGCTTTTATTCAACTCGCGCATGAGGTTATTTCCAGGAAAACTGAAGTCAAGATGGTCGGGACCATTTGAAGTTACTCAAGTATATCCTTATGGAGCTGTTGAAGTGGcaaattcaagaaatgaaaGGTTTAAGGTCAATGGACAATGA
- the LOC113701750 gene encoding uncharacterized protein → MMAMQRRVSSAIILSIAQSQEAAAASLGTTATARCTTLASFLSAFPNPKAQLAFYSVVSGKVKNYSGKSLKFQPGLRNDINNVDSLHDALSLYRQMVRMRPLPCVIQFNQLLDRIVKMKNHYVSAISLFRDMCVKGIPAYEATLNVVINCYCLLGRVDLGFPVLAAFMKRGLVADVVTFSTLLKGLFREHRVPQGQELFKKIIFEKLCKPDEVMFLIVIDGLCKVGNIQMAIEFLRVMEKRTCKPHVKVYNTIIDGFCKDKMVDEALALLQEMIEKGIPPNVVTYSCLIQGLCNLSRWEDVSKIFSEMKVYKIIPNVITFTIVVDALCKEGHIEDAEDVVQILIQQGQNPNLVTYCSLMDGYCLQRRIDDARRVFNTMVASGLTPDLHSYGILINAYFKTKKAEAAMNLFREIQHKGLTPNIVVYTTVLQGLFSSGRYLSALEIFNEMQASGMKPDFHTYCVVLDGLCKTGHVDEALQLFHAMEADGTNIHIGMYNIMLDGLCKSRRLDSARELFNNLSLKGLDPDVRTYSTMIAGLLSEGLLIEAKELVKKMEGKGCLPNDFTYNIILRGLLKGGHYDDAMVYYEEMVHRGFLLDASTFSILLDSSVENQNNSSLLMLMLKLDPDCKKLMDGGQRGPSH, encoded by the coding sequence ATGATGGCGATGCAGAGAAGAGTTTCTTCTGCCATAATTCTTTCCATTGCTCAGTCTCAGGAAGCAGCAGCAGCTTCATTAGGTACCACTGCTACTGCTAGGTGTACTACTCTTGCTTCATTTCTCTCTGCATTCCCAAACCCTAAAGCCCAATTAGCTTTTTATTCTGTTGTTAGTGGCAAAGTTAAGAATTATTCTGGAAAATCTCTGAAGTTTCAACCTGGATTGAGGAATGATATTAATAATGTCGACAGTCTTCATGATGCTCTGAGCTTGTACCGGCAGATGGTCCGGATGAGGCCTCTGCCTTGTGTTATTCAGTTCAATCAATTGTTGGACCGTATTGTTAAGATGAAGAATCATTATGTATCTGCTATTTCCCTTTTTAGAGATATGTGTGTCAAGGGCATTCCTGCTTATGAGGCCACCCTCAATGTTGTGATTAATTGTTACTGCCTCTTGGGTCGAGTGGATTTGGGGTTTCCTGTGTTGGCTGCTTTCATGAAGCGTGGTCTTGTTGCTGATGTAGTCACCTTTAGTACTCTACTCAAAGGACTCTTTCGAGAACATAGGGTCCCCCAGGGACAAGAATTGTTTAAGAAGATAATATTCGAAAAACTTTGCAAGCCCGATGAAGTTATGTTTCTGATTGTGATAGATGGACTCTGTAAGGTGGGGAACATTCAAATGGCCATTGAATTCCTAAGAGTCATGGAAAAAAGAACATGTAAGCCCCATGTTAAAGTGTACAATACCATCATTGACGGCTTTTGCAAAGATAAAATGGTCGACGAAGCTCTTGCCCTTTTGCAGGAGATGATTGAAAAGGGCATTCCCCCAAATGTTGTCACTTACAGTTGTTTGATTCAAGGTCTGTGCAACTTAAGCAGATGGGAGGATGTTAGCAAGATCTTTTCTGAGATGAAGGTTtataaaattattccaaatgtTATTACTTTCACTATAGTGGTGGATGCACTGTGTAAGGAAGGGCATATAGAAGATGCTGAAGATGTAGTCCAGATCTTGATCCAGCAAGGTCAAAATCCCAATCTGGTCACATACTGTTCCTTAATGGATGGGTACTGTTTACAGAGGCGAATAGATGACGCAAGGAGAGTTTTCAATACCATGGTTGCTAGCGGCCTTACACCTGATCTCCATAGCTATGGTATTCTGATAAATGCCTATTTCAAGACCAAGAAAGCGGAAGCAGCCATGAATCTCTTTCGAGAGATTCAGCATAAAGGTTTAACACCTAATATTGTTGTTTATACCACTGTCTTGCAGGGGTTATTTAGTTCAGGAAGGTATCTTAGTGCACTAGAAATTTTCAACGAGATGCAAGCTTCTGGCATGAAGCCTGATTTTCATACTTACTGTGTGGTGTTGGATGGATTATGCAAGACTGGACATGTCGACGAAGCATTGCAGTTATTCCATGCAATGGAAGCTGATGGAACAAATATTCACATTGGAATGTACAATATCATGCTTGATGGGTTGTGCAAAAGCAGGAGGCTCGATAGTGCTCGAGAACTTTTCAACAATCTCTCCCTTAAAGGATTGGATCCTGATGTTAGAACATACAGCACCATGATTGCTGGTCTGCTTTCAGAAGGTCTGCTCATCGAAGCCAAAGAGCTTGTTAAAAAGATGGAGGGGAAGGGTTGCCTGCCAAATGATTTTACATACAATATTATACTGCGAGGACTCCTTAAGGGAGGTCATTATGATGATGCGATGGTCTATTATGAAGAAATGGTTCATAGAGGATTCTTGCTGGATGCATCTACTTTTTCCATTTTACTTGATTCATCTGTTGAAAATCAGAACAATTCTTCTCTATTAATGTTGATGCTGAAGCTTGATCCTGATTGCAAGAAGCTTATGGATGGGGGACAAAGAGGACCTTCACATTAG